A portion of the Citrobacter rodentium NBRC 105723 = DSM 16636 genome contains these proteins:
- the bamD gene encoding outer membrane protein assembly factor BamD, translating into MTRMKYLVAAATLSLFLAGCSGSKEEVPDNPPNEIYATAQQKLQDGNWKQAITQLEALDNRYPFGPYSQQVQLDLIYAYYKNADLPLAQAAIDRFIRLNPTHPNIDYVMYMRGLTNMALDDSALQGFFGVDRSDRDPQHARAAFNDFSKLVRGYPNSQYTTDATKRLVFLKDRLAKYEYSVAEYYTKRGAWVAVVNRVEGMLRDFPDTQATRDALPLMENAYREMQMTTQAEKVAKIIAANSSNT; encoded by the coding sequence ATGACGCGCATGAAATATCTGGTGGCAGCAGCCACGTTGAGCCTGTTTTTGGCGGGTTGCTCTGGTTCAAAGGAAGAGGTGCCCGATAATCCGCCGAATGAAATCTACGCTACTGCTCAGCAAAAGCTGCAGGACGGTAACTGGAAACAGGCAATAACGCAATTAGAAGCGTTAGATAACCGCTATCCGTTCGGCCCTTACTCCCAGCAGGTGCAGCTGGATCTGATCTACGCCTACTACAAAAATGCCGATCTGCCGCTGGCTCAGGCCGCTATCGATCGCTTTATTCGTCTGAACCCGACGCATCCTAACATCGATTATGTGATGTATATGCGCGGCCTGACCAATATGGCGCTGGATGACAGCGCGCTGCAGGGCTTCTTTGGCGTCGATCGCAGCGACCGCGATCCACAGCACGCGCGCGCGGCGTTTAATGACTTTTCGAAACTGGTTCGCGGCTATCCGAACAGCCAGTACACCACCGATGCCACGAAGCGTCTGGTGTTCCTGAAAGATCGCCTGGCGAAATATGAATACTCGGTCGCGGAATACTACACCAAACGTGGCGCATGGGTCGCGGTGGTTAACCGTGTCGAAGGTATGCTGCGCGATTTCCCGGACACCCAGGCGACGCGTGACGCTCTGCCGCTGATGGAAAACGCCTATCGTGAAATGCAGATGACCACCCAGGCAGAGAAAGTGGCGAAAATCATTGCCGCCAACAGCAGCAACACCTGA
- the rluD gene encoding 23S rRNA pseudouridine(1911/1915/1917) synthase RluD, which yields MAQRVQLTATVSENQLGQRLDQALAEMFPDYSRSRIKEWILDRRVLVNDKICDKPKEKVLGGEVVAIDAEIDEEIRFEPQDIPLDIVYEDDDIIVINKPRDLVVHPGAGNPDGTVLNALLHYYPPIADVPRAGIVHRLDKDTTGLMVVAKTVPAQTRLVEALQLREITREYEAVAIGHMTAGGTVDEPISRHPTKRTHMSVHPMGKPAVTHYRIMEHFRVHTRLRLRLETGRTHQIRVHMAHITHPLVGDPVYGGRPRPPKGASEAFISTLRKFDRQALHATMLRLYHPVSGIEMEWHAPIPQDMVELIDAMRADFEEHKDDVAWL from the coding sequence ATGGCACAACGAGTACAACTCACCGCAACGGTATCCGAAAATCAACTCGGTCAACGCTTAGATCAGGCTTTGGCCGAAATGTTCCCGGATTATTCACGTTCGCGCATAAAAGAATGGATTCTCGATCGGCGCGTGCTGGTCAACGATAAAATTTGCGACAAACCGAAAGAAAAAGTCTTAGGCGGCGAAGTGGTCGCTATCGACGCGGAGATTGATGAAGAAATCCGCTTCGAGCCTCAGGATATCCCACTGGATATCGTTTATGAAGATGATGACATTATTGTTATCAATAAACCCCGCGATCTGGTTGTGCATCCCGGCGCGGGGAACCCGGACGGCACGGTGCTGAACGCGCTGCTGCACTACTATCCGCCCATCGCCGACGTACCGCGCGCGGGCATTGTCCATCGTCTGGATAAAGACACCACCGGTCTGATGGTGGTGGCGAAAACCGTTCCGGCGCAGACGCGTCTGGTTGAGGCGCTGCAGCTGCGCGAGATCACCCGTGAATACGAAGCGGTCGCTATCGGCCATATGACCGCCGGCGGGACGGTAGATGAGCCTATCAGCCGTCACCCGACGAAGCGTACCCATATGTCGGTGCATCCGATGGGCAAACCGGCGGTAACCCACTACCGTATTATGGAACATTTCCGTGTGCACACGCGTCTCAGGCTGCGTCTGGAAACCGGGCGTACCCACCAGATCCGCGTGCACATGGCGCATATTACCCATCCGCTGGTGGGCGATCCGGTTTATGGCGGCCGCCCGCGTCCGCCGAAAGGGGCGTCGGAGGCGTTTATCTCCACGCTGCGCAAGTTCGATCGCCAGGCGCTGCACGCCACAATGCTGCGTTTGTACCATCCCGTTTCCGGTATCGAAATGGAATGGCATGCGCCGATCCCGCAGGATATGGTTGAGCTGATCGACGCGATGCGCGCCGATTTCGAAGAACATAAGGATGACGTGGCCTGGCTATGA
- the yfiH gene encoding purine nucleoside phosphorylase YfiH produces MSMLIVPQWPLPEGVAACSSTRTGGVSLPPYDALNLGAHCGDNPEHVEENRNRLFAAGNLPSSPVWLEQVHGKNVLKLTGGPYASKRADASYSNRRGTVCAVMTADCLPVLFCNRAGTEVAAAHAGWRGLCEGVLEETLVCFNDKPENILAWLGPAIGPTAFEVGPEVREAFIEKDARAQEAFLPRGEKYLANIYQLARQRLANVGVEQIFGGDRCTFSENETFFSYRRDKTTGRMASFIWLI; encoded by the coding sequence ATGAGTATGCTGATTGTCCCGCAGTGGCCGCTGCCGGAAGGCGTGGCGGCATGTAGTTCGACTCGTACCGGCGGCGTCAGTTTGCCGCCGTATGACGCATTGAATCTGGGCGCCCACTGCGGCGACAATCCGGAACATGTTGAGGAGAACCGTAACCGCCTGTTTGCTGCGGGCAATCTGCCCTCCTCACCGGTCTGGCTGGAGCAGGTTCACGGCAAGAATGTGCTGAAACTGACCGGTGGGCCTTACGCCTCGAAGCGGGCGGATGCGTCTTACAGCAACAGGCGGGGAACCGTGTGCGCGGTCATGACCGCAGACTGCCTGCCCGTGTTGTTTTGCAATCGGGCGGGAACGGAAGTGGCGGCGGCCCATGCGGGCTGGCGCGGGTTGTGTGAAGGCGTACTGGAAGAGACGCTCGTCTGCTTCAACGATAAGCCTGAGAACATTCTTGCCTGGTTAGGTCCGGCGATTGGTCCCACGGCCTTTGAAGTGGGGCCTGAGGTGCGCGAAGCGTTTATCGAAAAAGACGCCAGAGCGCAGGAAGCCTTTCTGCCGCGCGGCGAAAAATATCTGGCGAATATTTATCAGCTTGCCCGCCAGCGACTGGCAAATGTCGGCGTTGAACAAATTTTCGGCGGTGACCGCTGTACTTTTAGTGAAAATGAGACTTTCTTCTCTTATCGTCGCGACAAGACCACCGGGCGTATGGCAAGTTTCATTTGGCTGATATAA